A genomic segment from Rhinatrema bivittatum chromosome 19, aRhiBiv1.1, whole genome shotgun sequence encodes:
- the LOC115080985 gene encoding CD209 antigen-like protein E isoform X1: MAFEKPYQELQLQDQHVYADLHEAPANTLGEAANKGNYQNLQLQDQQGTLQDQQSARDERRTRKEFEKALRRWKVVAILAIILFLVVTGLLIIFIARHVNSSCLSNDTSLSGLQQLKASVCASPGHVCEYCPMNWHFHAGKCYFFQVVHLDWPSSKEACEQKGAHLTVIDTKEEEVFVEERVPSAAWLGLARNERRIWTWVDGTTLANENTFWSTNMTANSNGAEDCVSIFRRTVTQRGWLTDACYRKKPSICEWGAGLYAG, from the exons ATGGCTTTTGAGAAACCCTACCAAGAGCTCCAGCTCCAGGATCAGCACGTCTACGCCGATCTCCATGAGGCCCCGGCGAACACCTTGGGCGAAGCGGCGAACaaag GGAATTATCAGAACCTGCAGTTACAAGACCAGCAGGGCACACTCCAGGATCAACAGTCAGCAAGGGATGAGAGAAGAACCCGGAAAG AATTTGAGAAGGCACTGCGAAGGTGGAAGGTTGTGGCTATTCTCGCCATAATCCTCTTCCTTGTGGTCACCGGGCTGTTAATAATCTTCATCGCAA GGCACGTTAACTCAAGCTGTCTCTCAAATGATACTTCGCTATCAGGGCTGCAGCAACTGAAGGCATCCGTCTGCGCCAGTCCTG GGCATGTTTGTGAATACTGCCCCATGAACTGGCACTTCCATGCCGGCAAGTGCTATTTCTTTCAAGTGGTGCACCTGGACTGGCCGTCCAGCAAGGAAGCGTGCGAACAGAAGGGGGCTCACCTAACTGTGATTGACACCAAAGAGGAAGAG GTGTTTGTGGAAGAGCGAGTCCCCTCTGCCGCCTGGCTTGGACTGGCCAGAAATGAGAGACGCATCTGGACTTGGGTAGACGGCACCACCTTGGCCAACGAGAACAC gTTCTGGAGTACCAACATGACAGCCAACAGCAATGGAGCGGAGGACTGCGTCTCGATTTTCCGGAGAACTGTAACGCAGCGGGGCTGGCTCACCGACGCCTGCTACAGGAAGAAGCCAAGCATCTGCGAGTGGGGGGCTGGGCTTTACGCGGGATGA
- the LOC115080985 gene encoding hepatic lectin-like isoform X2: MAFEKPYQELQLQDQHVYADLHEAPANTLGEAANKGNYQNLQLQDQQGTLQDQQSARDERRTRKEFEKALRRWKVVAILAIILFLVVTGLLIIFIARHVNSSCLSNDTSLSGLQQLKASVCASPGHVCEYCPMNWHFHAGKCYFFQVVHLDWPSSKEACEQKGAHLTVIDTKEEEVLEYQHDSQQQWSGGLRLDFPENCNAAGLAHRRLLQEEAKHLRVGGWALRGMRLRSELAGWE, encoded by the exons ATGGCTTTTGAGAAACCCTACCAAGAGCTCCAGCTCCAGGATCAGCACGTCTACGCCGATCTCCATGAGGCCCCGGCGAACACCTTGGGCGAAGCGGCGAACaaag GGAATTATCAGAACCTGCAGTTACAAGACCAGCAGGGCACACTCCAGGATCAACAGTCAGCAAGGGATGAGAGAAGAACCCGGAAAG AATTTGAGAAGGCACTGCGAAGGTGGAAGGTTGTGGCTATTCTCGCCATAATCCTCTTCCTTGTGGTCACCGGGCTGTTAATAATCTTCATCGCAA GGCACGTTAACTCAAGCTGTCTCTCAAATGATACTTCGCTATCAGGGCTGCAGCAACTGAAGGCATCCGTCTGCGCCAGTCCTG GGCATGTTTGTGAATACTGCCCCATGAACTGGCACTTCCATGCCGGCAAGTGCTATTTCTTTCAAGTGGTGCACCTGGACTGGCCGTCCAGCAAGGAAGCGTGCGAACAGAAGGGGGCTCACCTAACTGTGATTGACACCAAAGAGGAAGAG gTTCTGGAGTACCAACATGACAGCCAACAGCAATGGAGCGGAGGACTGCGTCTCGATTTTCCGGAGAACTGTAACGCAGCGGGGCTGGCTCACCGACGCCTGCTACAGGAAGAAGCCAAGCATCTGCGAGTGGGGGGCTGGGCTTTACGCGGGATGAGGCTGCGCTCAGAACTAGCCGGGTGGGAATGA
- the LOC115080985 gene encoding C-type lectin domain family 4 member E-like isoform X3 — MAFEKPYQELQLQDQHVYADLHEAPANTLGEAANKGNYQNLQLQDQQGTLQDQQSARDERRTRKGHVNSSCLSNDTSLSGLQQLKASVCASPGHVCEYCPMNWHFHAGKCYFFQVVHLDWPSSKEACEQKGAHLTVIDTKEEEVFVEERVPSAAWLGLARNERRIWTWVDGTTLANENTFWSTNMTANSNGAEDCVSIFRRTVTQRGWLTDACYRKKPSICEWGAGLYAG; from the exons ATGGCTTTTGAGAAACCCTACCAAGAGCTCCAGCTCCAGGATCAGCACGTCTACGCCGATCTCCATGAGGCCCCGGCGAACACCTTGGGCGAAGCGGCGAACaaag GGAATTATCAGAACCTGCAGTTACAAGACCAGCAGGGCACACTCCAGGATCAACAGTCAGCAAGGGATGAGAGAAGAACCCGGAAAG GGCACGTTAACTCAAGCTGTCTCTCAAATGATACTTCGCTATCAGGGCTGCAGCAACTGAAGGCATCCGTCTGCGCCAGTCCTG GGCATGTTTGTGAATACTGCCCCATGAACTGGCACTTCCATGCCGGCAAGTGCTATTTCTTTCAAGTGGTGCACCTGGACTGGCCGTCCAGCAAGGAAGCGTGCGAACAGAAGGGGGCTCACCTAACTGTGATTGACACCAAAGAGGAAGAG GTGTTTGTGGAAGAGCGAGTCCCCTCTGCCGCCTGGCTTGGACTGGCCAGAAATGAGAGACGCATCTGGACTTGGGTAGACGGCACCACCTTGGCCAACGAGAACAC gTTCTGGAGTACCAACATGACAGCCAACAGCAATGGAGCGGAGGACTGCGTCTCGATTTTCCGGAGAACTGTAACGCAGCGGGGCTGGCTCACCGACGCCTGCTACAGGAAGAAGCCAAGCATCTGCGAGTGGGGGGCTGGGCTTTACGCGGGATGA